The following proteins are encoded in a genomic region of Neomicrococcus aestuarii:
- a CDS encoding TetR/AcrR family transcriptional regulator, which translates to MTESTSSPVLPALELLAHQGFHATSVDELAAALGMSRSTFFRRYGTKEAVVFSDQEAIVKHATERLSQIDPNATLADRLPIVRDVVLSVFDRFTADRETAALRFHLVREVPELKDRELVSTHRFERVFRTFLDTSKKEHDAAARVTSVAFAAAVVAVHNDHFRRWLRDFSAVHQAELRVAVDGVLRRFLPEAAGSEASEPAELSDQRLFTAEDVLEKVRAALAFDARD; encoded by the coding sequence ATGACCGAGTCCACGTCCTCACCCGTCCTTCCCGCCCTCGAGCTGCTGGCGCATCAGGGTTTCCATGCCACGAGCGTGGACGAGCTCGCGGCGGCGCTCGGCATGAGCCGATCCACGTTTTTCCGTCGCTACGGCACCAAGGAAGCGGTGGTTTTCTCGGATCAGGAAGCTATCGTCAAGCACGCAACCGAACGTCTCTCCCAGATTGACCCCAACGCAACGCTTGCCGACCGCCTTCCGATAGTGCGCGACGTCGTACTCTCCGTCTTTGACCGCTTCACCGCGGATCGCGAAACCGCGGCCCTCCGCTTCCACCTGGTGCGCGAAGTCCCGGAGCTCAAGGACCGCGAGCTGGTGAGCACGCACCGTTTTGAGCGCGTGTTCCGGACCTTCTTGGATACGTCAAAGAAGGAGCACGACGCCGCAGCTCGGGTCACGTCCGTAGCTTTCGCCGCCGCTGTGGTTGCGGTTCATAACGATCACTTCCGCCGTTGGTTGCGTGACTTTTCCGCGGTGCATCAAGCGGAACTGCGGGTTGCGGTGGATGGTGTCTTGCGTCGGTTCCTTCCTGAGGCCGCGGGAAGTGAGGCTTCTGAACCTGCTGAACTTTCTGATCAGCGATTGTTTACCGCTGAGGATGTGCTTGAGAAGGTTCGCGCGGCGCTTGCTTTCGACGCTCGGGATTGA
- a CDS encoding DHA2 family efflux MFS transporter permease subunit, with the protein MSSTNPPHQHAGQPVTPEQEAQQLKIAWGALFAMVIGFFIILVDSTIVSTAMPAIMRGLNASITDVVWVNSAYLLAIAVPLLITGRLGDRFGPKNIFLIGVVVFTLTSLWCGLAPNIETLIVARVFQGLGASLMMPQSMTVITRLFPPHRRGAAMGLWGAVAGIATLVGPLAGGFLVDTMGWEWVFFVNVPVGLICIWRVMAKVPRFEVHSHSFDWLGVALSGIAMFLIVFGIQEGNTYNWGAINEWVSVPGLIICGVVIFIAFILWQRFNKAEPLLPLKLFTDWNFSFANGAIALMGVAITAFAFPIMLYLQSVRGLTPTQSAFMIAPMAVMSLIMAPLVGKVSNKVDARVFAVPGFLLFGGAICAYGLILRADTPLWILLILSALMGIGSAAVFPTVSMTATRDLGQSNAGAGSGIYNTTRQLGAVLGSALIASAMEARIAQEVANTTAGASAAVSGGFSEGSMGQAVPEFLHGAFSAGLGQSLLVPGIAGLLGAVVCLFFKKRIDSPPAHTAAQNTPE; encoded by the coding sequence GTGTCTTCGACGAACCCACCCCACCAGCACGCCGGTCAACCAGTGACTCCTGAACAGGAAGCTCAACAACTCAAGATCGCGTGGGGTGCGCTCTTCGCGATGGTGATTGGGTTCTTCATCATCCTCGTGGACTCCACGATTGTTTCCACCGCCATGCCCGCGATCATGCGCGGCCTGAACGCGTCCATCACGGATGTGGTGTGGGTAAACAGCGCGTACTTGCTGGCCATCGCCGTGCCACTGCTGATAACTGGCAGGCTGGGTGACCGTTTTGGTCCCAAGAACATCTTCTTGATCGGTGTGGTGGTCTTCACCCTCACGAGTCTGTGGTGTGGGCTCGCCCCGAACATCGAGACGCTCATTGTGGCTCGTGTTTTCCAGGGCCTTGGCGCTTCCTTGATGATGCCGCAATCCATGACCGTTATTACGCGTCTTTTCCCGCCGCATCGTCGCGGCGCAGCCATGGGCCTCTGGGGCGCCGTGGCCGGTATCGCCACCCTCGTTGGTCCGTTGGCCGGCGGATTCCTGGTGGACACCATGGGCTGGGAATGGGTCTTCTTCGTCAACGTGCCTGTGGGACTGATCTGCATCTGGCGCGTCATGGCGAAGGTGCCGCGCTTTGAAGTGCACAGCCACAGCTTCGATTGGCTGGGCGTAGCGCTCTCCGGCATCGCGATGTTCCTCATTGTCTTTGGCATCCAAGAAGGCAACACCTACAACTGGGGCGCCATCAACGAATGGGTCTCCGTCCCCGGGTTGATCATCTGCGGAGTGGTCATCTTTATTGCGTTCATCCTGTGGCAGCGCTTCAATAAAGCGGAGCCGTTGCTTCCGTTGAAGCTCTTCACGGACTGGAACTTCTCCTTCGCCAACGGCGCCATTGCGCTCATGGGCGTGGCCATCACGGCCTTCGCGTTCCCCATCATGCTGTACTTACAGTCCGTGCGCGGCCTGACCCCCACGCAGTCGGCGTTCATGATCGCCCCTATGGCGGTCATGTCCCTCATCATGGCCCCGCTGGTGGGCAAGGTGTCCAACAAGGTGGACGCGCGCGTCTTCGCCGTGCCTGGCTTCTTGCTGTTCGGCGGTGCGATTTGCGCGTACGGGCTCATCTTGCGCGCCGATACGCCGCTGTGGATTCTGCTGATCCTCTCGGCTCTCATGGGCATTGGCTCGGCGGCCGTGTTCCCGACGGTTTCCATGACCGCTACTCGCGACCTTGGCCAGTCCAACGCGGGCGCGGGTTCCGGTATCTACAACACCACGCGCCAACTGGGCGCAGTCTTGGGTTCGGCGCTGATCGCTTCGGCGATGGAGGCGCGCATCGCTCAAGAAGTCGCGAACACTACCGCGGGCGCCTCGGCTGCCGTGAGCGGCGGTTTCTCCGAGGGAAGCATGGGTCAGGCCGTTCCCGAGTTCTTGCACGGAGCCTTCAGCGCCGGACTGGGCCAATCTTTGTTGGTTCCGGGTATTGCCGGATTGCTGGGCGCCGTAGTGTGCTTGTTCTTTAAGAAGCGCATCGATTCCCCTCCTGCCCACACCGCCGCACAGAACACGCCTGAATAA
- a CDS encoding PhzF family phenazine biosynthesis protein, producing MTARSFQQVDVFSPEALRGNPLAVLLDSQGLSTEAMQLYAQWTNLSETSFLEPATNPAADVKVRIFTVSTELSFAGHPILGAVHAWLKAGNVPKATGKVKVECQRGLIDVRINSQESDVTNLAFRAPELLRTGPLEDDVLEWAIGALGIQPEAVVAHQWIANGPQWAGLMLRSAEDVLAIEPDYKDLEGLEVGVIGPHLPATEADALTKRKAHAKPRKKGARAELEPLEAAPDELVFDSEIATAPADFEVRAFVSGEGQPEDPATGSLNAGFGVWLTYAGLASSKFVVRQGTRIGRAGMIGISAEDDGVWVAGDCRTLIQGSVTV from the coding sequence ATGACAGCACGAAGCTTTCAACAGGTCGACGTTTTCAGCCCGGAGGCTCTCCGCGGAAATCCGTTGGCCGTGCTCTTGGACTCACAGGGCCTCAGCACCGAGGCCATGCAGTTGTACGCGCAATGGACCAACCTGTCAGAGACCTCTTTTCTGGAGCCGGCAACCAATCCGGCTGCAGACGTGAAGGTCCGAATTTTCACGGTCAGCACCGAACTCTCCTTCGCTGGCCACCCCATCCTCGGAGCCGTCCACGCGTGGCTCAAGGCCGGCAACGTTCCCAAAGCCACCGGCAAGGTCAAGGTGGAATGCCAGCGCGGACTCATCGATGTACGCATCAACTCGCAAGAAAGCGACGTCACCAACCTCGCCTTCCGCGCGCCGGAGCTCTTGCGCACGGGACCGCTCGAGGATGACGTTCTGGAATGGGCCATCGGCGCGCTCGGCATTCAGCCGGAGGCCGTGGTGGCGCACCAATGGATCGCGAACGGGCCGCAGTGGGCTGGCCTCATGTTGCGCAGCGCCGAGGATGTTCTAGCGATCGAACCGGATTACAAGGACCTTGAAGGACTCGAGGTCGGCGTGATCGGCCCGCATCTTCCCGCCACGGAAGCGGACGCTCTGACCAAGCGCAAGGCTCACGCGAAGCCGCGCAAGAAGGGCGCCCGCGCTGAGCTTGAACCGCTCGAAGCCGCCCCCGACGAACTCGTCTTTGACTCTGAAATCGCCACCGCACCTGCGGACTTCGAGGTTCGCGCTTTCGTGTCCGGCGAAGGTCAGCCCGAGGACCCCGCGACGGGTTCGCTCAACGCGGGCTTTGGCGTGTGGCTCACGTACGCCGGCCTCGCCTCAAGCAAGTTCGTGGTGCGTCAAGGCACGCGCATTGGCCGAGCAGGCATGATCGGGATTTCCGCCGAGGACGACGGCGTGTGGGTTGCGGGCGACTGCCGAACCCTCATTCAAGGATCCGTCACCGTCTAA
- a CDS encoding NAD(P)-dependent oxidoreductase: MKVTIIGGHGKIALLAAPLLVESGHEVQSIIRNPDHAEEVSATGASVVVLNIEEATTTELAEVLRGQDAVVWSAGAGGGNPDRTYAVDRDAAIRSMNAARDAQVSRYVTVSFSRASTEYLVNQDDPFYPYMVAKIAADDHLRASELDWTVLGPGALTLEEPTGRVEPDFVAESGSQTSRGNVAHAIVEALNEPRTIGHTLNFRDGETPLQEWFSSLGE; encoded by the coding sequence ATGAAGGTGACAATTATCGGTGGACACGGAAAGATCGCCCTGTTGGCGGCCCCACTCTTGGTCGAATCAGGCCACGAAGTGCAATCAATTATTCGCAACCCCGATCACGCGGAAGAAGTAAGCGCGACCGGTGCGAGCGTCGTCGTACTAAATATTGAAGAAGCTACGACGACGGAGCTTGCGGAAGTACTCCGCGGCCAGGACGCTGTGGTGTGGTCCGCGGGTGCCGGCGGCGGCAATCCCGACCGCACGTACGCGGTAGACCGCGACGCAGCGATACGTTCTATGAATGCCGCGCGCGACGCCCAAGTTTCGCGCTACGTCACGGTGAGTTTCTCGCGAGCGAGCACGGAATACCTCGTCAACCAGGACGATCCGTTCTACCCGTATATGGTCGCGAAGATCGCCGCGGACGATCACTTGCGCGCTTCTGAACTCGACTGGACCGTCCTGGGTCCCGGCGCGCTCACGCTCGAAGAGCCTACGGGCCGAGTGGAACCGGATTTCGTGGCGGAGTCAGGATCGCAGACCTCGCGCGGCAACGTAGCGCACGCGATTGTTGAAGCGCTGAACGAGCCGCGGACCATCGGTCACACGCTGAATTTCCGCGATGGCGAGACGCCTCTGCAGGAGTGGTTCTCAAGCCTCGGCGAATAG
- a CDS encoding alpha/beta fold hydrolase — translation MSDVANPTDGTTIRYDVAGSGPAVILLHGSALSRVIWRGLGYVKGLSDYRTIRIDLRGHGRSGKPHDQSAYVMERFVEDVLTVMDAESVESASIMGYSLGGRLAFALAEAAPLRVDSLISLGGSPRKQEGQYERVFFPGYLEALKNEDIEAFADGTGVDPATRAAFVANDPLALAALFEYTESHDVGVSNDALAHLTMPALLMAGTRDEPRFSEAREAATIMPNAEFVALEGRTHGQTLFPNQEILDAVLPFLERLGK, via the coding sequence GTGTCTGACGTAGCCAATCCCACTGATGGAACCACAATCCGGTACGACGTCGCAGGGTCCGGTCCCGCCGTCATCCTGCTACACGGATCCGCTCTTTCACGCGTGATCTGGAGGGGCTTGGGCTATGTGAAAGGCCTGTCCGACTACCGCACCATCCGCATTGACCTTCGCGGTCACGGGCGCTCCGGGAAACCGCACGACCAGTCCGCCTATGTGATGGAACGATTCGTCGAGGATGTCCTCACCGTCATGGACGCGGAATCCGTGGAGTCCGCCTCGATCATGGGGTACTCGCTGGGCGGTCGACTGGCTTTTGCGTTGGCCGAAGCAGCGCCCCTGCGCGTGGATTCTTTGATCAGCTTGGGCGGAAGCCCGCGAAAGCAAGAAGGCCAATACGAGCGCGTGTTCTTCCCGGGCTACTTGGAAGCCCTCAAGAACGAAGACATTGAAGCGTTCGCGGACGGAACCGGCGTAGACCCGGCAACTCGGGCCGCCTTCGTGGCGAACGACCCGCTAGCACTCGCAGCACTCTTCGAATACACCGAGTCCCACGACGTGGGGGTGTCCAATGACGCATTGGCGCACTTGACCATGCCAGCACTCTTGATGGCGGGCACTCGCGATGAACCGCGTTTCTCCGAAGCTCGCGAAGCCGCCACCATCATGCCGAACGCCGAGTTCGTGGCACTCGAAGGTCGCACTCACGGGCAGACGCTCTTCCCGAACCAGGAGATCCTGGACGCGGTGCTCCCGTTCTTGGAGCGTCTCGGGAAGTAG
- a CDS encoding NAD-dependent succinate-semialdehyde dehydrogenase, with protein MSANKSAAQDLFYTVINPATGEVVKEYPTATDQEVQDALAAADSAYKEWREVPIEERAKIVARIAELFTERADELAAIITTEMGKPLSQSKGEAEFCTDIFNYFATEGPTLAADQEIKSFSGGKAIIQKRPVGALLGIMPWNYPYYQVARFAAPNLMLGNTIVLKHAESCATSALAIQQIMEDAGLPKGAYVNVFASHDQIADIIADPRIQGVSLTGSERAGAKVAEIAGRNLKKVVLELGGSDPYVVLDSDDVAAAAAAAWEVRIENTGQACNSNKRMIVMEDIYDEFVGELSKLASGLVPGDPMEEKDGTFAPMSSRKAAEGLAEQLKDAVDKGATVLAGGKLHDGPSAYFEPTVLTGITKEMRAYSEELFGPIAAVYKVSSDEEALALANDSVYGLGGAVFSTDEERARKIAEQLETGMTNVNAASAESAEMPFGGVKRSGYGRELGPLGMEEFVNKRLLYVAE; from the coding sequence GTGTCCGCCAACAAGAGCGCAGCTCAGGACCTTTTCTACACCGTCATCAACCCTGCCACGGGGGAGGTCGTCAAAGAATATCCAACGGCCACGGATCAGGAAGTGCAGGATGCCCTTGCTGCCGCCGATAGCGCTTACAAGGAATGGCGCGAGGTGCCTATCGAGGAGCGCGCCAAGATCGTGGCTCGCATTGCCGAGCTGTTCACTGAGCGCGCAGACGAACTCGCCGCCATCATCACCACCGAGATGGGCAAACCGCTCTCCCAGTCCAAGGGTGAAGCCGAGTTCTGCACGGATATCTTCAACTACTTCGCCACCGAGGGCCCAACGCTGGCCGCGGATCAGGAGATCAAGTCCTTCAGCGGTGGCAAGGCCATCATTCAGAAGCGTCCCGTAGGCGCACTGTTGGGCATCATGCCGTGGAACTACCCGTACTACCAGGTGGCTCGTTTCGCAGCCCCTAACCTGATGCTGGGCAACACGATTGTGCTCAAGCACGCTGAATCGTGTGCCACCTCGGCGCTGGCCATTCAGCAGATCATGGAAGACGCTGGCCTGCCTAAGGGCGCGTACGTGAATGTTTTCGCGAGCCACGATCAGATCGCGGACATCATCGCTGACCCTCGCATTCAGGGCGTCTCGCTGACCGGTTCTGAGCGCGCTGGCGCTAAGGTCGCCGAGATCGCGGGCCGCAATTTGAAGAAGGTTGTGTTGGAGCTGGGCGGCTCTGACCCGTATGTAGTTTTGGATTCCGACGACGTCGCTGCCGCGGCTGCCGCTGCCTGGGAAGTACGCATCGAGAACACTGGCCAGGCCTGCAACTCGAATAAGCGCATGATCGTTATGGAGGATATCTACGACGAGTTCGTGGGCGAGCTGTCCAAGCTGGCTTCCGGTCTGGTTCCGGGCGATCCGATGGAAGAGAAGGACGGCACTTTCGCGCCGATGTCCTCCCGCAAGGCCGCCGAAGGATTGGCGGAGCAGCTCAAGGACGCAGTGGATAAGGGTGCCACGGTTCTGGCTGGCGGCAAGTTGCACGACGGACCGAGCGCGTACTTCGAGCCCACCGTGCTGACCGGCATCACCAAGGAAATGCGCGCGTACTCCGAAGAACTCTTTGGACCTATTGCAGCCGTGTACAAGGTGTCTTCGGACGAGGAGGCTCTCGCTCTCGCCAACGATTCCGTCTATGGCTTGGGTGGAGCCGTGTTCTCTACGGATGAGGAGCGCGCTCGCAAGATCGCCGAGCAGCTCGAAACCGGTATGACCAACGTCAACGCTGCTTCTGCGGAGTCCGCCGAGATGCCGTTTGGTGGCGTCAAGCGTTCCGGTTACGGCCGTGAACTAGGCCCGCTGGGCATGGAAGAATTCGTCAACAAGCGTCTCTTGTACGTGGCCGAGTAA
- a CDS encoding DNA-3-methyladenine glycosylase I, protein MTLTRTDSGLIIGEDGKARPLWAASDPLMRQYYDEEWGMPVTDEQGVYERIVLEGFQVGLSWATVLRKRENFREAFHNFEVDTVASFGEDKVEELLQNAGIIRQRAKINAAINNARATQALRQEGGLPQLVWSFKPEVTPRPLSMSEVATVSEESKALAKALKKKGFSFVGPTTMYALMEAIGIIDNHVVGSHRRGTSGIWGE, encoded by the coding sequence ATGACCCTCACCAGGACAGATAGCGGACTGATCATCGGCGAAGACGGCAAAGCACGCCCGCTCTGGGCCGCTTCTGACCCCCTGATGCGCCAGTACTACGACGAAGAATGGGGCATGCCCGTCACGGACGAACAGGGCGTGTACGAGCGCATTGTTCTGGAGGGCTTCCAGGTGGGCCTGTCCTGGGCCACTGTCCTTCGCAAGCGCGAGAACTTCCGCGAAGCTTTCCACAATTTCGAGGTGGACACCGTGGCTAGCTTCGGAGAAGACAAGGTGGAGGAGCTCTTGCAGAACGCCGGAATCATTCGCCAGCGCGCCAAGATCAACGCCGCCATCAACAACGCTCGCGCCACGCAAGCACTCCGGCAGGAAGGCGGACTCCCCCAGCTCGTGTGGAGCTTTAAGCCTGAAGTGACGCCTCGTCCGCTGTCCATGTCCGAGGTGGCAACAGTCAGCGAGGAATCGAAGGCGCTCGCCAAGGCATTGAAGAAAAAGGGTTTCTCCTTCGTCGGCCCCACCACCATGTATGCGCTCATGGAAGCCATCGGCATCATCGATAACCACGTGGTGGGGAGCCATCGTCGCGGAACCTCTGGAATCTGGGGCGAGTAG
- a CDS encoding AI-2E family transporter produces the protein MAFKLWGRPRSQKVSGRDDRSGATAFTVSTPTDAINQFAPTKQDRIAGMWADPMGRISTRALQLLIIVVMSAGVVMALLNLTLVVLPSLIGLIIACALWPLVALCRRVMNSMLAAWTVFLGALLILGGIGTALFYSVRAEWPELVEKGTAGFQELQNLVSQLPIEIPQEQIDSAFNSVKDFFLSAQFGAGALSGLSAAGTFVTGLALFLVILFFFLKDGDRIWEFVLSWIPARVRGRWHRSGLKSVEVFGGYIRGTATVAAVDAIGIAIALMILQVPLAIPLGVIVFLGAFIPMVGATIAGVLAILVALVANGPMVALIVLIAVIAIQQLEGNFLQPVVMGNALSLHPLIILVALTAGTVLGGLVGAVIAVPLTAVVWAIIKIWSGRDEESVVKQKAEETQASIKAVKGRQSTSVTDVSDTNQSSEYRRSGHDSDGNSGHHSDRDGSTGTTDSSDYSSSTDSSSSSSSSSSSDSSSSSDSSSSSD, from the coding sequence GTGGCATTTAAGTTGTGGGGACGTCCTCGAAGCCAGAAGGTTTCCGGACGGGACGATCGCTCCGGGGCTACCGCCTTCACCGTATCTACGCCGACTGATGCAATCAATCAGTTCGCACCGACTAAGCAAGATCGCATTGCTGGCATGTGGGCTGACCCGATGGGGCGCATCTCAACCCGCGCACTTCAGCTGCTCATCATTGTAGTGATGAGCGCCGGCGTGGTGATGGCTCTCTTGAACCTCACGTTGGTGGTGTTGCCGTCGTTGATCGGCCTGATCATCGCGTGTGCTTTGTGGCCATTGGTTGCTTTGTGCCGCCGGGTCATGAACTCGATGCTTGCCGCGTGGACGGTGTTCTTGGGTGCGCTGCTGATCCTGGGAGGAATCGGCACGGCCTTGTTCTATTCGGTTCGCGCAGAGTGGCCTGAACTGGTGGAGAAGGGAACCGCCGGGTTCCAAGAGCTTCAGAACCTCGTCTCTCAACTGCCCATTGAAATTCCTCAAGAGCAGATCGATAGCGCGTTCAATTCCGTTAAAGACTTCTTCTTGAGCGCTCAGTTTGGTGCGGGCGCTTTGAGCGGATTGTCCGCGGCCGGCACGTTCGTCACCGGTTTGGCGCTCTTCTTGGTGATTCTGTTCTTCTTCCTCAAGGATGGAGACCGTATCTGGGAGTTCGTGCTGTCCTGGATCCCAGCCCGCGTTCGCGGTCGCTGGCACCGCTCCGGCCTGAAGTCCGTTGAGGTTTTTGGTGGCTACATTCGCGGCACCGCCACGGTGGCTGCGGTGGATGCAATCGGCATCGCGATCGCCTTGATGATTCTTCAGGTTCCGCTCGCCATCCCGCTCGGCGTGATTGTGTTCCTCGGCGCCTTCATCCCCATGGTGGGCGCAACCATCGCTGGCGTCCTCGCCATTTTGGTGGCACTGGTGGCTAACGGTCCCATGGTGGCACTCATTGTGCTGATCGCCGTGATCGCCATTCAGCAGCTCGAAGGCAACTTCCTCCAGCCGGTCGTGATGGGCAATGCGCTCAGCCTGCACCCGCTTATCATCTTGGTGGCATTGACTGCCGGCACCGTCTTGGGTGGGCTGGTAGGCGCGGTGATCGCGGTGCCGCTGACCGCCGTCGTCTGGGCCATCATCAAGATTTGGTCTGGCCGTGACGAGGAATCCGTCGTGAAGCAGAAAGCGGAGGAAACGCAAGCCTCCATCAAGGCTGTGAAGGGTCGCCAGTCAACCTCCGTCACTGATGTGAGCGACACCAACCAGTCATCGGAATACCGCCGCTCAGGCCACGATTCGGATGGAAACTCCGGACACCATTCTGATCGCGACGGGTCAACGGGCACCACGGACTCTTCGGATTACTCTTCATCGACGGACAGTTCATCATCGAGCTCTAGCTCCTCCTCTAGCGATAGCTCGTCCTCATCTGATTCCTCTTCCTCCAGCGACTAG
- a CDS encoding alpha-ketoglutarate-dependent dioxygenase AlkB family protein — protein MEQHDEEFITPELFELPDDVYPAGAAKGSAGSAGSLVDGGDPLQVGDAQGGNTQSGETSEPQRQVIATGAVLLRNWLTPEQQRYLVNKFRQWAAGPVPPRRPLIYGKPMSVQSVSLGWHWQNYAYSRIASDVNGAPVLPMPEWLIEVGTKAAADAFAEYPASASARWYTREDNRFVADSALLNYYSPTAKMGMHQDKEESTNDPVVSFSLGDSCTFRFGNTESRNRPYQDVQLNSGDLFVFGGPSRYAYHGVVKIIPNTSPKHCDLAVGRINITLRNIGATHDPHQDR, from the coding sequence ATGGAACAGCACGACGAAGAGTTCATTACACCTGAACTGTTCGAACTTCCTGACGACGTTTACCCCGCTGGTGCCGCGAAGGGATCAGCGGGGTCAGCGGGATCGTTGGTTGACGGTGGCGATCCCCTGCAGGTCGGAGACGCGCAGGGCGGAAATACGCAGAGCGGCGAGACAAGCGAGCCGCAACGCCAGGTGATTGCGACCGGCGCCGTGCTGTTGCGGAACTGGCTCACCCCGGAGCAACAGCGCTACCTCGTGAACAAGTTCCGGCAGTGGGCGGCCGGTCCGGTTCCTCCGCGACGACCCCTCATTTACGGCAAGCCCATGAGCGTGCAGTCCGTGAGCTTGGGGTGGCACTGGCAGAACTACGCGTATTCGCGTATCGCGAGTGATGTCAACGGGGCGCCGGTGTTGCCGATGCCCGAGTGGCTCATTGAGGTGGGCACTAAGGCGGCTGCTGATGCGTTCGCCGAGTATCCGGCGTCTGCGAGCGCCCGCTGGTACACCCGGGAGGATAATCGCTTCGTCGCCGACTCTGCGTTGCTCAATTACTATTCACCCACAGCCAAGATGGGAATGCATCAGGACAAGGAAGAATCCACAAATGACCCGGTGGTCTCCTTTTCGCTCGGGGATTCTTGTACGTTTCGTTTTGGAAATACCGAAAGCCGAAACCGCCCTTACCAGGATGTGCAGCTCAATTCCGGAGACCTCTTCGTCTTCGGAGGGCCTTCCCGCTACGCCTATCACGGCGTCGTGAAGATCATCCCCAACACTTCTCCCAAGCATTGTGATCTAGCGGTTGGTCGCATCAACATCACGCTACGAAACATTGGAGCCACTCATGACCCTCACCAGGACAGATAG
- a CDS encoding acyl-CoA dehydrogenase family protein, with amino-acid sequence MSLDHTLDAPLDDSSEDTFPHGVTEPEYDLWGTFADPRDPSATMDVNTDPAGIFANVSAEDREYWARAREFGWNHVRPVIDEAWSNADYPVDLAVKLGEADLLRDGLDLAGHPKQSRSAAALVNMELSRFDGSVGTILGVQGGLALRSVVMCGSEEQHRDIVPAMANGTLLGAFALTEPTHGSDSVGLETRAVRTEGGYLISGEKKWIGNGSMAQSGHDAVSVVWARDEEGKVRGFIVDQKSEGYKATTITGKLSLRAIWQAHIRMDNVFVPDSMVLPNARSFKDTAAVLFATRLGVAWSAVGHATALYETAVRYAKQRTQFGKPLAAHQIVQERLTRMQSELVAAQLIAWQMTQLEETGQLTGAQASLAKFTCTRNARSIAQNARDLMGGNGILIANRAARHFADIEAIHTYEGTETVQALIIGRDITGFSAFA; translated from the coding sequence ATGTCACTGGACCACACCCTCGACGCACCACTTGACGACTCCAGCGAGGACACTTTCCCGCACGGCGTGACGGAGCCCGAATACGACCTCTGGGGAACCTTCGCCGATCCTCGCGATCCCTCCGCCACCATGGACGTCAACACGGATCCGGCCGGCATCTTTGCCAATGTTTCCGCGGAAGACCGCGAATACTGGGCGCGTGCTCGCGAGTTCGGCTGGAACCATGTTCGCCCCGTGATCGACGAAGCCTGGTCCAACGCGGACTACCCGGTGGACCTCGCCGTGAAGCTCGGCGAAGCAGACCTCCTGCGTGACGGCCTGGATCTTGCCGGGCACCCAAAGCAGTCTCGCTCCGCGGCAGCTCTTGTGAATATGGAACTGAGTCGCTTCGACGGTTCCGTAGGAACCATCTTGGGCGTTCAGGGCGGACTCGCTTTGCGCTCCGTGGTCATGTGTGGCTCCGAAGAGCAGCACCGAGACATCGTTCCGGCCATGGCTAACGGCACGCTCTTAGGCGCCTTCGCCTTGACCGAACCCACCCACGGCTCCGACTCTGTGGGCCTCGAAACGCGCGCAGTGCGCACCGAGGGCGGCTACCTCATCAGCGGTGAAAAGAAGTGGATCGGCAACGGCTCCATGGCACAGTCCGGACACGACGCCGTCTCCGTGGTCTGGGCACGCGACGAAGAAGGCAAGGTTCGCGGGTTCATCGTGGACCAGAAGTCCGAGGGCTACAAGGCCACCACCATCACCGGCAAGCTGAGCCTTCGCGCCATCTGGCAGGCTCACATCCGCATGGACAACGTGTTCGTTCCCGACTCGATGGTGTTGCCAAACGCTCGCAGCTTCAAAGACACTGCCGCCGTCCTCTTCGCCACCCGTCTGGGTGTTGCGTGGAGCGCAGTAGGTCACGCCACCGCGCTCTATGAGACCGCGGTTCGCTACGCGAAGCAGCGCACCCAGTTCGGCAAGCCGCTGGCAGCGCACCAGATTGTTCAAGAGCGCCTGACGCGCATGCAGTCGGAGCTCGTTGCAGCTCAGCTCATTGCATGGCAGATGACTCAGCTTGAAGAAACCGGGCAGCTCACTGGCGCTCAGGCGTCCTTGGCCAAGTTCACCTGCACGCGCAACGCTCGCTCTATCGCGCAGAACGCGCGTGACCTCATGGGCGGAAACGGCATCCTCATTGCCAACCGCGCCGCGCGTCACTTCGCGGACATCGAGGCCATCCACACGTACGAAGGCACCGAGACCGTTCAGGCCCTCATCATCGGCCGCGACATCACGGGCTTCTCCGCGTTCGCGTAA